The Enterococcus wangshanyuanii genome has a window encoding:
- a CDS encoding type III secretion system protein PrgH, translating into MNIPESTLNQLFQSLGEYNPTTNEVMGKIAKVLIPLGLAILGILFMVEMTSVTKKFKMEDGGLGVEVLTDLAMKYIIAFVLIMSSGYIVDGIVWFGIQAAKWINSVVTITGTSDAIPQMGKVSWWAKPLVLLFQVFAYIALFLSSFITNILIFLRGIQLYIVKAMAPILIAFFVNDELRSIAVGYIKQIMALVLQGALLVLIVGLIPILMANDYLSFASFEGGVWDNAGALMINIMIYVVLIFKYVAIIIILIGSQGMAKRFMGAM; encoded by the coding sequence ATGAATATTCCAGAATCCACCCTCAATCAGCTGTTTCAAAGTTTAGGAGAATATAATCCAACGACAAATGAAGTGATGGGAAAGATAGCGAAAGTCTTGATTCCTTTGGGACTGGCGATTTTAGGCATTCTTTTCATGGTGGAAATGACCAGTGTAACAAAGAAATTTAAAATGGAAGACGGAGGATTGGGTGTAGAAGTCCTTACAGACTTAGCAATGAAATATATCATTGCGTTTGTGCTGATCATGTCTTCGGGTTATATCGTAGACGGAATTGTATGGTTTGGGATTCAAGCAGCTAAGTGGATCAATTCAGTTGTGACTATTACAGGAACAAGTGATGCAATCCCTCAGATGGGAAAAGTATCCTGGTGGGCAAAACCACTTGTACTTTTATTTCAAGTGTTCGCCTATATTGCACTTTTTCTATCTTCGTTTATCACGAATATTCTCATTTTTTTACGAGGGATTCAACTGTATATTGTCAAAGCGATGGCACCTATCTTGATTGCTTTCTTCGTAAACGATGAGCTTCGCTCAATTGCTGTAGGGTATATCAAACAAATCATGGCGCTTGTTCTACAAGGTGCACTATTAGTCTTGATCGTTGGTTTAATTCCAATTTTAATGGCCAACGATTATTTGTCTTTTGCTTCATTTGAAGGTGGAGTTTGGGACAATGCAGGAGCATTAATGATCAATATCATGATTTATGTAGTGCTCATTTTTAAATATGTAGCGATTATAATCATTTTGATTGGCTCACAAGGAATGGCCAAACGATTTATGGGGGCGATGTAG
- a CDS encoding type III secretion system protein PrgF — translation MDIVTKIVTIIGAIIGVLAAVGIMLGVKDVRSGMQTDDPRKTDKGIEAIIVGGAFALIATGVGAYVIAQLSSIKF, via the coding sequence ATGGATATCGTTACAAAAATTGTCACAATCATCGGAGCGATCATCGGTGTTTTAGCAGCTGTCGGCATTATGTTAGGAGTAAAGGATGTTCGTTCAGGAATGCAGACGGATGATCCAAGAAAAACAGATAAAGGGATTGAGGCAATTATTGTTGGTGGGGCATTTGCCTTGATTGCAACAGGCGTAGGTGCATACGTAATTGCTCAGCTTAGTTCAATCAAATTCTAA
- a CDS encoding type III secretion system protein PrgE codes for MKYQRPTERRNGFKQFTVGTHAATITKVQNKQAKSGSDMFILFLEGKNEEQGRFFLTFGNDFTQDNMNFLLASIEDNGVEIPDLTFGYNPDTLKFLTRKDVYIRVEEGSYQGQPQVQIKEFLTLEEFENSEEESGFDGFGQEDNFHSSEWQ; via the coding sequence ATGAAATATCAAAGACCAACAGAGCGTAGAAACGGATTTAAACAGTTTACAGTAGGAACGCATGCAGCAACGATTACAAAAGTACAGAACAAACAAGCAAAAAGCGGAAGCGATATGTTTATTCTATTTCTTGAAGGGAAAAATGAAGAACAGGGTCGTTTCTTTTTAACGTTCGGAAATGATTTCACACAAGACAATATGAATTTTCTTCTTGCGAGCATTGAAGACAACGGTGTTGAGATTCCAGATTTGACCTTTGGATATAATCCAGATACGTTGAAATTTCTCACAAGAAAAGACGTTTACATTCGAGTAGAAGAAGGGTCATATCAGGGACAGCCACAAGTACAAATAAAAGAATTTTTAACACTAGAAGAGTTTGAAAACAGCGAAGAAGAATCAGGATTTGACGGATTTGGACAAGAGGATAATTTTCACTCTTCAGAATGGCAATAA
- a CDS encoding PrgI family mobile element protein yields the protein MAIGSQFYKDVSKIERKVWGISIRQLKAYVLLAGTALILGVEIFFLPDWAFLIFSLPTAIVLGYYPVFLLLNTWKEKKRKFELYFYYEERTYRSGQIRRYGKHEFTQKETIKETDEI from the coding sequence ATGGCAATTGGCTCACAATTTTATAAAGATGTGTCTAAAATTGAACGAAAGGTATGGGGGATCAGTATACGACAGCTGAAAGCCTATGTCTTATTAGCAGGTACTGCGCTCATATTAGGAGTAGAAATATTTTTTCTTCCTGATTGGGCGTTTTTAATTTTCTCTCTACCTACTGCGATCGTTTTAGGGTATTATCCCGTTTTTCTATTGTTGAATACGTGGAAAGAAAAGAAACGGAAGTTCGAACTTTACTTTTATTATGAAGAACGAACCTATAGATCAGGACAGATAAGGAGATATGGAAAGCATGAATTTACTCAAAAAGAAACCATCAAAGAAACAGATGAGATCTAA